One segment of Chionomys nivalis chromosome 3, mChiNiv1.1, whole genome shotgun sequence DNA contains the following:
- the B3gnt4 gene encoding N-acetyllactosaminide beta-1,3-N-acetylglucosaminyltransferase 4, with amino-acid sequence MWRRLGCVLSCSLVALRLSGLFFLKERTPTGSSKAHKHLWVLPRPQHSQCPPNLAIANASLSLPSRHRLFLTYRHCRNFSTLLEPSECARDTFLLLAIKSQPHHIEQRAAIRSTWGRAGSWARGRQLKLVFLLGVAGPVPPAQLLAYESWQFDDILQWDFAEDFFNLTLKELHVQRWMAAACTQAHFVLKGDDDVFIHVPNVLEFLEGWDPAQDLLVGDVIRQARPNRNTKVKYFIPFSMYRARNYPPYAGGGGYVMSQATVRRLHSVMEEAELFPIDDVFVGMCLKKLGVSPIHHAGFKTFGIQKPLNPRDPCLYRGLLLVHRLSPLEMWTMWALVTDKRLKCAATP; translated from the coding sequence ATGTGGCGCAGGTTGGGCTGTGTGCTGTCCTGCAGCCTTGTGGCACTGCGGCTCAGCGGCCTGTTCTTTCTGAAGGAGCGCACACCAACAGGGAGCTCCAAGGCCCACAAGCACTTATGGGTGCTGCCAAGGCCCCAGCACAGCCAGTGCCCACCCAATTTAGCAATTGCTAATGCCTCCCTGTCCCTGCCCAGCCGCCATCGCCTCTTCTTAACCTATCGACACTGCCGAAACTTCTCCACGTTGCTGGAGCCTTCTGAGTGTGCTAGGGACACCTTCCTGCTCCTGGCCATCAAGTCACAGCCTCATCATATTGAGCAGCGTGCAGCTATTAGAAGCACTTGGGGCCGGGCTGGGAGCTGGGCTAGGGGCCGGCAGCTGAAGCTGGTGTTTCTCCTAGGGGTAGCAGGACCTGTGCCCCCAGCCCAGCTGCTGGCCTATGAGAGCTGGCAGTTCGATGACATCCTGCAGTGGGACTTTGCCGAGGATTTCTTCAACCTGACGCTGAAGGAGCTGCATGTGCAGCGCTGGATGGCAGCTGCTTGCACGCAGGCCCACTTCGTCCTAAAGGGAGACGATGATGTCTTTATCCATGTTCCCAATGTGCTGGAGTTCCTGGAGGGCTGGGATCCTGCCCAGGACCTCTTAGTGGGAGATGTCATCCGCCAAGCCCGGCCCAATAGGAACACCAAAGTCAAATACTTCATCCCATTCTCCATGTACAGGGCCCGCAACTACCCACCTTATGCAGGAGGAGGAGGCTATGTTATGTCCCAGGCTACTGTGAGGCGACTTCACTCAGTCATGGAAGAGGCAGAACTCTTCCCCATTGATGATGTCTTTGTGGGAATGTGCCTGAAAAAGCTAGGGGTGAGCCCCATACACCACGCTGGCTTCAAGACATTTGGGATCCAAAAGCCCCTGAACCCCAGGGACCCTTGCCTGTACAGAGGGCTCCTGCTGGTACACCGTCTAAGCCCCCTGGAGATGTGGACCATGTGGGCGCTGGTGACAGATAAGAGGCTCAAGTGTGCAGCTACCCCCTAA
- the Lrrc43 gene encoding leucine-rich repeat-containing protein 43 isoform X2 has product MATRDSSASYRKTEGIPGTLSTAVQEHLRKLCLREFPCGTGSWNKSRFLPQTPRAWRDLVPKEEETVSAGEETVEALLGLVRSSHSPWALMKGSSAEDHFLRELAIQHPLRIKDTFFYSYFRSLRVVDKGVTLVDKDLLKFLKLEELILSANKIEEIDASNLPPTLKVLELYGNLISSMVCLCSPPPPNLQHLGLGHNKLLGPLESLYVTSRNWPQLVSLDLGFNELTDLQSMIAGLCTLKHLRLLVLQGNPLALVPYYRGFTVDSLARLCVLDDITVSPSEKHQFRGLSIHGDLLAREAQFLVTIGNVRGVIDSSVLDPEPGPEGPFISYSYYVTYDFVEDEDAEGNARTSTMAETHPDSVLAELDEEGGEEDQSEVLLGVHPGARRHTRAGRPARRQRIRTESPEGLSKELSEFIAEEMNQMAEDSGESGITDMEESETTLSIRSAPLPQSIDSLEELSKLRPRIDPRLCPSPGTVLFSTVRKPWTDVIPCNYEMKHTLKELVRAKNFLLAGTTILSWPVLPTPVESPLPAKKGKGDKKEKEKEKEKGKKQKKKKEPPKELRQDPPVLRVLGSGLVYLEPLLAGDSAVTTVCNFGVIRTMESDRLTHARDSKKIKKVPKKEKSKMATPTFESVYQPEPLTVEIQIQLHQYRSVEEAFLSLLD; this is encoded by the exons ATGGCGACAAGAGACTCCAGCGCGAGCTACCGAAAGACCGAGGGCATACCCGGGACCTTGAGCACCGCTGTACAAGAGCATCTGCGGAAGCTGTGTCTGCGTGAATTCCCATGTGGCACCGGGAGCTGG AATAAGTCACGCTTTCTTCCTCAAACACCGCGAGCCTGGAGGGACTTGGTCCCCAAGGAGGAGGAGACCGTGAGTGCTGGCGAGGAGACTGTGGAGGCCCTGCTGGGTCTGGTCCGCAGCAGCCATTCTCCGTGGGCCTTGATGAAGGGCTCCAGCGCCGAGGACCATTTCCTGAGAGAGCTGGCCATCCAGCACCCACTGAGGATCAAAGACACTTTCTTCTACTCCTACTTTCGGTCCCTGCGGGTGGTGGACAAGGGG gtGACTCTGGTGGACAAAGATCTCCTGAAATTTCTAAAGCTTGAGGAGTTGATTCTGAGTGCCAATAAAATCGAGGAAATCGATGCTAGCAATCTGCCCCCAACATTGAAG GTGCTGGAGCTCTATGGCAACTTGATATCCAGCATGGTGTGTCTGTGCTCACCTCCACCCCCGAACCTGCAGCACTTGGGGCTAGGCCACAACAAACTGCTGGGCCCTTTGGAGAGTCTGTATGTCACCTCCAGAAACTG GCCCCAGCTCGTCTCCCTGGACCTGGGCTTCAACGAGTTGACCGACTTGCAGAGCATGATAGCGGGTCTCTGCACCCTGAAGCACCTGAGGCTGCTCGTGCTGCAGGGGAACCCACTGGCCCTGGTTCCTTACTACCGTGGCTTTACCGTGGACAGCCTGGCACGCCTCTGTGTGCTGGATGACATCACCGTGTCTCCCAGCGAGAAGCACCAGTTCCGGGGGCTCAGCATTCATGGTG ACCTGTTGGCACGTGAGGCACAGTTTCTGGTGACCATCGGCAATGTCAGGGGTGTTATTGACAGCTCTGTCTTGGACCCAGAGCCAGGACCCGAAGGCCCTTTCATCAGTTACAGCTATTATGTGACCTACGACTTTGTGGAAGACGAGGATGCCGAAGGGAACGCGCGCACCAGCACGATGGCAGAGACCCATCCCGACAGTGTTCTGGCTGAG TTAGACGAGGAGGGTGGCGAGGAGGACCAGTCAGAGGTTCTGTTGGGGGTCCATCCTGGGGCCCGGCGCCACACCCGAGCAGGTCGCCCGGCCCGCCGTCAGAGGATTCGCACAGAGTCGCCTGAGGGCCTGTCCAAGGAGTTGTCCGAGTTTATAGCTGAGGAGATGAACCAGATGGCAGAGGACTCCGGAGAGTCTGGGATAACAGATATGGAGGAGTCGGAGACAACCCTTTCCATCCGCTCTGCCCCACTGCCACAGTCGATCGACTCCTTGGAAGAGCTGTCAAAGCTACGGCCTCGCATAGATCCACGGCTCTGTCCATCCCCAGG GACAGTTCTCTTCAGCACCGTCCGAAAGCCCTGGACTGACGTCATTCCTTGTAACTATGAGATGAAGCACACCCTCAAGGAGCTGGTGCGGGCCAAGAACTTCCTGCTGGCAGGGACCACG ATCCTATCCTGGCCTGTGTTGCCCACTCCTGTCGAGAGTCCCTTGCCTGccaagaaggggaaaggagataagaaagagaaagaaaaagagaaagagaaagggaagaaacagaaa AAGAAAAAGGAGCCACCCAAGGAGCTGCGCCAGGACCCGCCCGTGCTGCGCGTGCTGGGTAGTGGCCTGGTGTACCTGGAGCCCTTGCTGGCTGGGGACTCAGCAGTGACCACTGTGTGTAATTTTGGGGTGATCCGCACCATGGAATCTGACAGATTGACTCATGCCAGG GAttcaaagaagataaagaaagttCCCAaaaaag AAAAGTCAAAAATGGCGACTCCAACCTTCGAAAGCGTGTACCAGCCGGAGCCCCTGACCGTGGAGATTCAGATCCAACTGCATCAGTACCGCTCGGTGGAGGAAGCTTTCCTCAGCCTACTTGACTAG
- the Lrrc43 gene encoding leucine-rich repeat-containing protein 43 isoform X1, with product MATRDSSASYRKTEGIPGTLSTAVQEHLRKLCLREFPCGTGSWNKSRFLPQTPRAWRDLVPKEEETVSAGEETVEALLGLVRSSHSPWALMKGSSAEDHFLRELAIQHPLRIKDTFFYSYFRSLRVVDKGVTLVDKDLLKFLKLEELILSANKIEEIDASNLPPTLKVLELYGNLISSMVCLCSPPPPNLQHLGLGHNKLLGPLESLYVTSRNWPQLVSLDLGFNELTDLQSMIAGLCTLKHLRLLVLQGNPLALVPYYRGFTVDSLARLCVLDDITVSPSEKHQFRGLSIHGDLLAREAQFLVTIGNVRGVIDSSVLDPEPGPEGPFISYSYYVTYDFVEDEDAEGNARTSTMAETHPDSVLAELDEEGGEEDQSEVLLGVHPGARRHTRAGRPARRQRIRTESPEGLSKELSEFIAEEMNQMAEDSGESGITDMEESETTLSIRSAPLPQSIDSLEELSKLRPRIDPRLCPSPGTVLFSTVRKPWTDVIPCNYEMKHTLKELVRAKNFLLAGTTVTIVEEKILSWPVLPTPVESPLPAKKGKGDKKEKEKEKEKGKKQKKKKEPPKELRQDPPVLRVLGSGLVYLEPLLAGDSAVTTVCNFGVIRTMESDRLTHARDSKKIKKVPKKEKSKMATPTFESVYQPEPLTVEIQIQLHQYRSVEEAFLSLLD from the exons ATGGCGACAAGAGACTCCAGCGCGAGCTACCGAAAGACCGAGGGCATACCCGGGACCTTGAGCACCGCTGTACAAGAGCATCTGCGGAAGCTGTGTCTGCGTGAATTCCCATGTGGCACCGGGAGCTGG AATAAGTCACGCTTTCTTCCTCAAACACCGCGAGCCTGGAGGGACTTGGTCCCCAAGGAGGAGGAGACCGTGAGTGCTGGCGAGGAGACTGTGGAGGCCCTGCTGGGTCTGGTCCGCAGCAGCCATTCTCCGTGGGCCTTGATGAAGGGCTCCAGCGCCGAGGACCATTTCCTGAGAGAGCTGGCCATCCAGCACCCACTGAGGATCAAAGACACTTTCTTCTACTCCTACTTTCGGTCCCTGCGGGTGGTGGACAAGGGG gtGACTCTGGTGGACAAAGATCTCCTGAAATTTCTAAAGCTTGAGGAGTTGATTCTGAGTGCCAATAAAATCGAGGAAATCGATGCTAGCAATCTGCCCCCAACATTGAAG GTGCTGGAGCTCTATGGCAACTTGATATCCAGCATGGTGTGTCTGTGCTCACCTCCACCCCCGAACCTGCAGCACTTGGGGCTAGGCCACAACAAACTGCTGGGCCCTTTGGAGAGTCTGTATGTCACCTCCAGAAACTG GCCCCAGCTCGTCTCCCTGGACCTGGGCTTCAACGAGTTGACCGACTTGCAGAGCATGATAGCGGGTCTCTGCACCCTGAAGCACCTGAGGCTGCTCGTGCTGCAGGGGAACCCACTGGCCCTGGTTCCTTACTACCGTGGCTTTACCGTGGACAGCCTGGCACGCCTCTGTGTGCTGGATGACATCACCGTGTCTCCCAGCGAGAAGCACCAGTTCCGGGGGCTCAGCATTCATGGTG ACCTGTTGGCACGTGAGGCACAGTTTCTGGTGACCATCGGCAATGTCAGGGGTGTTATTGACAGCTCTGTCTTGGACCCAGAGCCAGGACCCGAAGGCCCTTTCATCAGTTACAGCTATTATGTGACCTACGACTTTGTGGAAGACGAGGATGCCGAAGGGAACGCGCGCACCAGCACGATGGCAGAGACCCATCCCGACAGTGTTCTGGCTGAG TTAGACGAGGAGGGTGGCGAGGAGGACCAGTCAGAGGTTCTGTTGGGGGTCCATCCTGGGGCCCGGCGCCACACCCGAGCAGGTCGCCCGGCCCGCCGTCAGAGGATTCGCACAGAGTCGCCTGAGGGCCTGTCCAAGGAGTTGTCCGAGTTTATAGCTGAGGAGATGAACCAGATGGCAGAGGACTCCGGAGAGTCTGGGATAACAGATATGGAGGAGTCGGAGACAACCCTTTCCATCCGCTCTGCCCCACTGCCACAGTCGATCGACTCCTTGGAAGAGCTGTCAAAGCTACGGCCTCGCATAGATCCACGGCTCTGTCCATCCCCAGG GACAGTTCTCTTCAGCACCGTCCGAAAGCCCTGGACTGACGTCATTCCTTGTAACTATGAGATGAAGCACACCCTCAAGGAGCTGGTGCGGGCCAAGAACTTCCTGCTGGCAGGGACCACGGTGACCATTGTAGAGGAGAAG ATCCTATCCTGGCCTGTGTTGCCCACTCCTGTCGAGAGTCCCTTGCCTGccaagaaggggaaaggagataagaaagagaaagaaaaagagaaagagaaagggaagaaacagaaa AAGAAAAAGGAGCCACCCAAGGAGCTGCGCCAGGACCCGCCCGTGCTGCGCGTGCTGGGTAGTGGCCTGGTGTACCTGGAGCCCTTGCTGGCTGGGGACTCAGCAGTGACCACTGTGTGTAATTTTGGGGTGATCCGCACCATGGAATCTGACAGATTGACTCATGCCAGG GAttcaaagaagataaagaaagttCCCAaaaaag AAAAGTCAAAAATGGCGACTCCAACCTTCGAAAGCGTGTACCAGCCGGAGCCCCTGACCGTGGAGATTCAGATCCAACTGCATCAGTACCGCTCGGTGGAGGAAGCTTTCCTCAGCCTACTTGACTAG
- the Lrrc43 gene encoding leucine-rich repeat-containing protein 43 isoform X3, with the protein MATRDSSASYRKTEGIPGTLSTAVQEHLRKLCLREFPCGTGSWNKSRFLPQTPRAWRDLVPKEEETVSAGEETVEALLGLVRSSHSPWALMKGSSAEDHFLRELAIQHPLRIKDTFFYSYFRSLRVVDKGVTLVDKDLLKFLKLEELILSANKIEEIDASNLPPTLKVLELYGNLISSMVCLCSPPPPNLQHLGLGHNKLLGPLESLYVTSRNWPQLVSLDLGFNELTDLQSMIAGLCTLKHLRLLVLQGNPLALVPYYRGFTVDSLARLCVLDDITVSPSEKHQFRGLSIHGDLLAREAQFLVTIGNVRGVIDSSVLDPEPGPEGPFISYSYYVTYDFVEDEDAEGNARTSTMAETHPDSVLAELDEEGGEEDQSEVLLGVHPGARRHTRAGRPARRQRIRTESPEGLSKELSEFIAEEMNQMAEDSGESGITDMEESETTLSIRSAPLPQSIDSLEELSKLRPRIDPRLCPSPGTVLFSTVRKPWTDVIPCNYEMKHTLKELVRAKNFLLAGTTVTIVEEKILSWPVLPTPVESPLPAKKGKGDKKEKEKEKEKGKKQKKKKEPPKELRQDPPVLRVLGSGLVYLEPLLAGDSAVTTVCNFGVIRTMESDRLTHARDSKKIKKKSQKWRLQPSKACTSRSP; encoded by the exons ATGGCGACAAGAGACTCCAGCGCGAGCTACCGAAAGACCGAGGGCATACCCGGGACCTTGAGCACCGCTGTACAAGAGCATCTGCGGAAGCTGTGTCTGCGTGAATTCCCATGTGGCACCGGGAGCTGG AATAAGTCACGCTTTCTTCCTCAAACACCGCGAGCCTGGAGGGACTTGGTCCCCAAGGAGGAGGAGACCGTGAGTGCTGGCGAGGAGACTGTGGAGGCCCTGCTGGGTCTGGTCCGCAGCAGCCATTCTCCGTGGGCCTTGATGAAGGGCTCCAGCGCCGAGGACCATTTCCTGAGAGAGCTGGCCATCCAGCACCCACTGAGGATCAAAGACACTTTCTTCTACTCCTACTTTCGGTCCCTGCGGGTGGTGGACAAGGGG gtGACTCTGGTGGACAAAGATCTCCTGAAATTTCTAAAGCTTGAGGAGTTGATTCTGAGTGCCAATAAAATCGAGGAAATCGATGCTAGCAATCTGCCCCCAACATTGAAG GTGCTGGAGCTCTATGGCAACTTGATATCCAGCATGGTGTGTCTGTGCTCACCTCCACCCCCGAACCTGCAGCACTTGGGGCTAGGCCACAACAAACTGCTGGGCCCTTTGGAGAGTCTGTATGTCACCTCCAGAAACTG GCCCCAGCTCGTCTCCCTGGACCTGGGCTTCAACGAGTTGACCGACTTGCAGAGCATGATAGCGGGTCTCTGCACCCTGAAGCACCTGAGGCTGCTCGTGCTGCAGGGGAACCCACTGGCCCTGGTTCCTTACTACCGTGGCTTTACCGTGGACAGCCTGGCACGCCTCTGTGTGCTGGATGACATCACCGTGTCTCCCAGCGAGAAGCACCAGTTCCGGGGGCTCAGCATTCATGGTG ACCTGTTGGCACGTGAGGCACAGTTTCTGGTGACCATCGGCAATGTCAGGGGTGTTATTGACAGCTCTGTCTTGGACCCAGAGCCAGGACCCGAAGGCCCTTTCATCAGTTACAGCTATTATGTGACCTACGACTTTGTGGAAGACGAGGATGCCGAAGGGAACGCGCGCACCAGCACGATGGCAGAGACCCATCCCGACAGTGTTCTGGCTGAG TTAGACGAGGAGGGTGGCGAGGAGGACCAGTCAGAGGTTCTGTTGGGGGTCCATCCTGGGGCCCGGCGCCACACCCGAGCAGGTCGCCCGGCCCGCCGTCAGAGGATTCGCACAGAGTCGCCTGAGGGCCTGTCCAAGGAGTTGTCCGAGTTTATAGCTGAGGAGATGAACCAGATGGCAGAGGACTCCGGAGAGTCTGGGATAACAGATATGGAGGAGTCGGAGACAACCCTTTCCATCCGCTCTGCCCCACTGCCACAGTCGATCGACTCCTTGGAAGAGCTGTCAAAGCTACGGCCTCGCATAGATCCACGGCTCTGTCCATCCCCAGG GACAGTTCTCTTCAGCACCGTCCGAAAGCCCTGGACTGACGTCATTCCTTGTAACTATGAGATGAAGCACACCCTCAAGGAGCTGGTGCGGGCCAAGAACTTCCTGCTGGCAGGGACCACGGTGACCATTGTAGAGGAGAAG ATCCTATCCTGGCCTGTGTTGCCCACTCCTGTCGAGAGTCCCTTGCCTGccaagaaggggaaaggagataagaaagagaaagaaaaagagaaagagaaagggaagaaacagaaa AAGAAAAAGGAGCCACCCAAGGAGCTGCGCCAGGACCCGCCCGTGCTGCGCGTGCTGGGTAGTGGCCTGGTGTACCTGGAGCCCTTGCTGGCTGGGGACTCAGCAGTGACCACTGTGTGTAATTTTGGGGTGATCCGCACCATGGAATCTGACAGATTGACTCATGCCAGG GAttcaaagaagataaagaaa AAAAGTCAAAAATGGCGACTCCAACCTTCGAAAGCGTGTACCAGCCGGAGCCCCTGA
- the Il31 gene encoding interleukin-31 — MTFRTGPTKPAWVLLCCMGTWLATCGPSFGAPTTNTAPTADMIKTILKYLELESKELYEDYKKNSSGEVPIDESLQLPCFTLGCEASTNISTIEAYLEEVRRLSENRIDTSRVTKRLSDITCSDVRCSNSSKPSVSGPEKFYERKSFKLTVLKQFSDCMEKLEAKDRIC, encoded by the exons ATGACCTTCCGCACAG GACCGACGAAGCCTGCCTGGGTGCTGCTCTGCTGTATGGGAACCTGGCTGGCCACCTGCGGTCCATCCTTTGGTGCACCTACAACAAACACTGCACCTACAGCAGACATGATAAAAACTATACTTAAATACTTGGAACTTGAATCTAAGGAACTGTATGAAGACTAT AAGAAAAACAGCTCGGGCGAGGTGCCAATCGACGAGTCCCTCCAGCTGCCCTGCTTCACCCTGGGCTGCGAAGCGTCCACCAACATCTCCACCATCGAGGCCTACCTGGAGGAGGTCAGAAGGCTGAGCGAGAACAGAATAGACACCTCCAGAGTCACAAAACGACTCAGCGATATCACATGCTCCGACGTCAGGTGTTCCAATTCATCGAAACCGAGCGTCTCTGGGCCTGAAAAATTCTATGAGCGTAAAAGCTTCAAACTGACTGTTTTGAAACAGTTCTCAGACTGCATGGAAAAACTGGAGGCTAAGGACAGGATATGCTGA